One part of the Halopenitus persicus genome encodes these proteins:
- a CDS encoding metallophosphoesterase family protein: MLYGDELLADEASCYGAQQKERNWGKRKDYARRHGNGDRVTEFSAITVAEPREEDSRYVPAGAKLPIAPESREVLPVNVSSDGIDRAISLLAEFPAEPAADRPGDGVNILLDPKRVRQARGNRGRGASEAETTVLFVSDTHLGYENREKTGRGNTVSWVREISSEETFRRITQIAMERSVDAVVHTGDILDHEVDQATLDTTETFLAALSGLGVPVYCIIGSHDHDSANPQHQDSVDGIGWLKSQVRKGHLTELSTNPTPVAGGPVDAYGIPAGNVGIDDVGKFYSREWMPSDIAFGAASPGPNVLCLHDGLTPYRRHDADVDLDRLLAQSRISFDCVLIGDEHRPKKRDFESGYSFEASDGTPVFYTGPAMRISEPYRDHDAFVTELTVSVDSIDTRRHKL, translated from the coding sequence GTGCTGTACGGTGATGAGTTGCTGGCTGATGAGGCGTCGTGTTACGGGGCTCAGCAGAAGGAGCGGAATTGGGGGAAGCGGAAGGACTACGCGCGGCGACATGGGAATGGGGATCGGGTGACGGAGTTTTCGGCGATTACGGTGGCAGAGCCGCGAGAGGAAGATAGTCGGTATGTCCCGGCGGGTGCGAAGTTACCGATTGCGCCGGAGTCGAGAGAAGTACTTCCAGTAAACGTCTCGTCGGACGGGATTGATCGGGCGATCTCGCTGCTGGCGGAGTTCCCGGCTGAACCGGCAGCTGATCGGCCAGGTGACGGAGTCAATATCTTACTTGATCCTAAACGGGTTCGTCAGGCACGAGGGAACAGGGGGCGTGGAGCGTCTGAAGCTGAAACGACGGTCCTGTTTGTGAGCGATACGCATCTTGGATATGAGAATCGCGAGAAAACGGGTCGAGGAAATACGGTGTCGTGGGTTCGGGAAATTTCCAGCGAGGAGACGTTCAGGCGAATTACGCAGATTGCGATGGAGCGTAGTGTGGACGCAGTCGTTCACACCGGCGATATTCTGGATCATGAAGTGGACCAAGCGACGCTTGATACAACAGAGACGTTCTTGGCGGCGTTGTCTGGCCTGGGAGTCCCGGTGTACTGCATTATCGGATCGCATGATCACGACTCGGCGAATCCGCAGCACCAGGATTCTGTAGACGGGATTGGGTGGCTCAAATCTCAGGTACGGAAAGGGCACCTCACAGAATTATCGACGAACCCAACGCCTGTTGCTGGCGGCCCGGTTGATGCGTACGGGATTCCCGCGGGGAACGTGGGAATCGACGACGTCGGGAAGTTCTACTCTCGGGAGTGGATGCCGTCTGACATCGCATTCGGGGCAGCGTCCCCTGGGCCGAATGTGCTGTGTCTGCACGATGGGTTGACACCGTACCGACGGCACGACGCTGATGTTGATCTGGATCGGCTACTCGCCCAGTCACGGATATCGTTCGATTGCGTGCTAATTGGTGATGAGCACCGTCCAAAGAAGCGGGATTTCGAGAGTGGGTATTCGTTCGAGGCGAGTGATGGAACGCCGGTGTTCTATACCGGACCAGCGATGCGGATTAGCGAGCCGTACCGAGACCACGACGCGTTCGTGACAGAACTAACAGTATCCGTAGACTCTATCGATACCAGGCGGCACAAGCTGTGA
- a CDS encoding BrxE family protein, whose protein sequence is MTSTDLADAFVSTKEVLNAAGIDDEFFLDLIASRLLIERVGESNNQGWWDSRVLSKTGRARLDEVTPKTQLQSRITLASKVGRKAESDHLPADTISLFSFGPQVESRISAAIEDIDVSDDQPLEALESVSVQSLSEGWTDGIIEQTGSNITTASTSLTDPGSGDSFRIEDDGYTQSEIEPEKWRLLVTLLQGYGYSTDRLCIPFYPLKSELKSESA, encoded by the coding sequence ATGACCTCAACTGATCTCGCCGATGCGTTCGTCTCGACTAAAGAAGTCCTCAACGCAGCGGGTATCGATGACGAGTTCTTTCTTGACTTAATCGCCTCACGTCTGTTGATAGAGCGCGTGGGCGAGTCGAACAACCAAGGTTGGTGGGACTCACGGGTCCTGTCTAAAACGGGCCGGGCACGACTCGACGAAGTAACACCGAAAACGCAACTCCAATCTCGAATCACCCTCGCATCGAAAGTCGGTCGCAAAGCAGAATCAGACCACCTCCCAGCAGATACTATCTCTCTGTTCTCGTTCGGCCCGCAAGTGGAATCACGTATCTCTGCTGCCATCGAAGACATCGATGTTTCGGATGACCAGCCCCTGGAAGCCCTTGAGAGCGTCTCCGTTCAATCGCTGAGTGAAGGGTGGACAGACGGAATCATCGAGCAAACTGGATCAAACATTACAACAGCATCAACTTCGCTCACTGACCCAGGATCCGGTGATTCATTCCGTATCGAGGACGATGGGTACACACAGTCCGAGATCGAACCAGAGAAATGGCGGCTGCTGGTCACCCTTCTGCAAGGGTACGGGTATAGCACCGACCGCCTCTGCATACCGTTCTACCCCCTCAAGTCAGAACTTAAATCCGAAAGCGCGTGA
- a CDS encoding BrxA family protein yields MSNEHIKPKDGEETDAAASLDPKIAHHSTYIDETKRILRTYVECESYEDLERRVVEENILNKDTDEYRTNILREVTRRHIPDKEEYTETPLMKIMSADVRSDVTDWCLYYEFAQDPFIRLVTLDFLYPEFERGTLSVQATDIVTFIESIQEDYDDLRDRSESTINEAATKYLTALRNYGLLEGTQRKEFAVTYVPDETVAYVVYRLFQKGAKSASDVIEHDDWKLFLMNESEVQRRIRDISPQYVSYEKRGSTERLITKHDSIEDLIDAF; encoded by the coding sequence ATGAGTAACGAGCATATCAAGCCGAAGGATGGCGAGGAAACAGACGCAGCGGCGAGTCTCGACCCGAAGATCGCCCATCACAGCACGTATATCGACGAGACGAAACGTATCCTTCGTACGTACGTCGAATGCGAATCATATGAAGACCTGGAGCGACGGGTCGTCGAAGAGAACATCCTGAACAAGGACACGGACGAGTATCGAACAAACATTCTCCGCGAAGTCACACGTCGCCACATCCCCGATAAAGAGGAATACACAGAGACGCCGCTGATGAAGATCATGTCGGCTGATGTCCGGAGCGACGTAACCGACTGGTGTCTCTACTACGAATTCGCGCAAGATCCGTTCATTCGCCTCGTCACCCTCGATTTCCTGTATCCTGAATTCGAACGGGGAACCCTCTCCGTGCAAGCTACGGACATCGTCACATTCATCGAATCGATTCAAGAGGACTATGACGACCTGCGTGACCGATCCGAATCGACGATCAACGAAGCCGCCACGAAGTACCTCACCGCACTCCGGAACTACGGGCTCCTAGAAGGCACCCAACGCAAGGAATTCGCCGTCACCTACGTCCCCGACGAAACAGTTGCGTACGTCGTCTACCGGCTCTTCCAGAAGGGAGCGAAGTCCGCATCAGACGTCATCGAACACGACGACTGGAAGTTATTCCTGATGAACGAATCCGAAGTCCAGCGCCGGATCCGAGACATCTCACCCCAATATGTGAGCTATGAGAAGCGCGGCTCGACAGAACGACTAATTACAAAGCATGACAGCATAGAAGACCTAATAGATGCTTTCTGA
- a CDS encoding BREX protein BrxB domain-containing protein, whose translation MLSDFQARLEEVERLVRDDRDEVGKRAGVPFIVFTYDPDDELEVDEEVRNLIEKLEYHDQTVAGVDMRELVFSILEDRGILENVIDLERRDRDQLLDGLKSSLLDDGEMGQLASAIATAAEDADTVIVYRMGILYPFASASTLMGQLEMNTPDDTPIVFCYPAKVDDKSLRFLDESEGTYYRARVIGHE comes from the coding sequence ATGCTTTCTGACTTTCAAGCACGGCTCGAAGAAGTAGAACGACTCGTCAGAGACGATAGAGACGAAGTCGGAAAGCGCGCTGGGGTTCCCTTCATCGTCTTCACCTACGACCCTGATGACGAACTCGAAGTCGATGAAGAGGTTCGAAACCTCATCGAGAAACTGGAGTATCACGACCAAACCGTCGCAGGAGTCGATATGCGCGAACTGGTCTTCAGCATCCTCGAAGACCGCGGCATCCTAGAGAACGTGATCGATCTCGAACGCCGGGATCGAGACCAGTTACTCGACGGACTGAAATCGTCGCTTCTGGACGACGGCGAGATGGGACAGTTAGCGTCGGCCATCGCAACGGCGGCTGAAGACGCTGACACTGTGATTGTCTACCGGATGGGTATTCTGTATCCGTTCGCCAGTGCCTCCACACTCATGGGGCAATTAGAAATGAATACACCGGACGACACGCCCATCGTATTCTGCTACCCGGCGAAAGTCGATGACAAGAGTTTAAGATTCCTCGATGAATCGGAGGGGACATATTACCGTGCAAGGGTGATCGGACATGAGTGA
- the brxC gene encoding BREX system P-loop protein BrxC — translation MSDTTSSHQIHEIFYRPINRKIDRVVKVDNDDPSVVKKELEEYILTPQLERHFSDALEAVIDTEHAQTEDVGMWVSGFFGSGKSHYMKILGHILENREFEDTHAAEMFRDRIEGNEMLDGAVSSVTQKFDSEVLMFQIGAKADASGSESITEIIHREFNISRGYASMPWVAQMEQELESRGVYDEFVDAIEANTGKDWTEARKDAMFVRSDMETALVEATDEFDDEDDAARAIDDVQDNVLINASTLAEDIVDYVEQREAETGDNCRYFVFIDEISQFIGDDGQLLLELQSIVEEFGQKGKGKLFLGVTSQEQLQQLIPGVLEKEAEESKVIDRFPHRFDLTSENLDKVVRDRVLSKKGEFRGILGNLYDQHEGILSARYKLDSSQSLKPINEENFIDCYPFLPYQLDILPEMFKALGKGSDDQLAGSERTLIDVTQSVLKDEDHLYNDELGALVTLDMIFDEISNDIPSSDVKSIREARPKDADPEIARRVLKSLYLLQQLPWIPNTADNIATSLQTELGPTQQLEGDVEETLDALVDAGYVGRSEEGYRFLRETERELENEIKGIEVGPGDIRRSSKRFLNDILDETSRVNYQGKTFQVNLSIDGEEITSKGYIDLKTYSPIYQRYEDLDPDGLKTQSFSEDGTLYWIADNEKQHDIYEKLKSIFQINTVVKEKRGNELSQEEQEALGQKQEDLQRLRNEVEREFKRSFQRGVLIYNGDTEEFDTTSTSLTSLVARKTDNAIPKVFTSFKHGSATVKDRHIEQIFGDLSGSSNPSVFSDLGVVQDGELIAEARISSEVEDEIQRREKAGESRTGSDLIDHFAEPPYGWSREVVRLAAAVLFRNGSIIPTYKERTYGTYTEDGAQELFTQVTKFKSTSFDERETVDIDTRTDAKQLLDRLFDRKVKSTDQAVDEGIREEANNWVSTTSTLLSQLRRVDFPLTDDVEQFQTRLKNLLQQPTSAKRIKQFVKFEDELEGLTKTAKDVAEFCGENGGEDRLKEYETIQRFITTEWESLVDEADDHAALVDISDDVRDAANRVKNTLDTEGVISQWNNVKTDYRAAAEAFTATYEALYEKRHETYTNSIDSVKAYAGSDIDENDLDSALSDLTERQGDGSVDLDISNKDQINPDPSLTRLIEHIQTVDAYESAAKTKIDDLDDDDDDGTIRESVDIDDIFGSVVVTDPEDIDAPISELRGEIENLLDQEGEVEIRFR, via the coding sequence ATGAGTGATACTACCTCCTCCCACCAGATTCACGAGATCTTCTACCGGCCAATCAATCGGAAGATCGACCGGGTCGTCAAAGTAGATAACGACGACCCGAGCGTCGTCAAGAAAGAACTCGAAGAGTACATCCTCACGCCACAGCTCGAACGGCACTTCTCCGACGCGTTAGAGGCCGTCATCGATACGGAACACGCACAGACCGAAGACGTCGGGATGTGGGTCTCCGGCTTCTTCGGCTCGGGGAAGAGCCACTACATGAAAATCCTCGGGCACATCCTCGAAAACCGCGAATTCGAAGACACACACGCGGCCGAGATGTTCCGGGATCGAATCGAGGGCAACGAGATGCTCGACGGAGCGGTCTCGTCTGTCACCCAGAAGTTCGATTCCGAGGTGCTGATGTTCCAGATCGGCGCGAAAGCCGACGCATCCGGGAGCGAATCCATCACGGAGATCATCCACCGCGAGTTCAACATCTCCCGTGGCTACGCCTCGATGCCCTGGGTCGCCCAAATGGAGCAGGAACTCGAATCGCGCGGCGTGTACGACGAGTTCGTCGACGCCATCGAAGCGAACACCGGGAAAGACTGGACGGAAGCCCGCAAGGACGCCATGTTCGTCCGGTCCGACATGGAGACCGCATTAGTCGAGGCCACCGATGAATTCGACGACGAAGACGATGCGGCTCGGGCGATCGACGACGTTCAGGACAACGTTCTGATCAACGCGTCCACACTCGCCGAAGACATCGTGGACTACGTCGAACAACGGGAAGCCGAGACCGGCGACAACTGTCGGTACTTCGTGTTCATCGACGAGATATCGCAGTTCATCGGCGACGACGGGCAACTCCTCTTGGAACTCCAGAGCATCGTCGAGGAATTCGGGCAGAAGGGCAAAGGTAAGCTCTTCCTCGGAGTCACCTCGCAGGAGCAGCTCCAACAACTCATTCCCGGCGTCCTGGAGAAAGAAGCCGAGGAGTCGAAAGTCATCGACCGCTTCCCGCATCGGTTCGACCTCACCTCCGAGAACCTCGACAAGGTCGTCCGCGACCGTGTCCTCAGCAAAAAAGGTGAATTCAGAGGCATCCTCGGCAATCTGTATGACCAGCACGAGGGTATCCTTTCCGCCAGATACAAACTCGACTCCAGTCAGAGCCTGAAGCCGATTAACGAAGAGAACTTCATCGACTGCTACCCGTTCCTTCCCTACCAACTCGATATCCTCCCGGAGATGTTCAAGGCTCTCGGGAAGGGCTCGGACGACCAGCTGGCAGGGAGTGAACGCACACTGATCGACGTCACCCAGAGCGTCCTCAAGGACGAGGACCACCTCTACAACGACGAACTCGGGGCACTCGTCACGCTGGACATGATCTTCGACGAGATCAGCAACGACATCCCCAGCAGTGACGTCAAGTCTATCCGCGAGGCGCGACCGAAAGATGCCGACCCGGAAATCGCACGACGCGTCCTCAAGTCTCTTTATCTCCTCCAGCAGCTCCCGTGGATTCCGAATACAGCCGACAACATTGCGACATCACTCCAGACGGAACTCGGCCCCACGCAGCAACTAGAGGGTGACGTCGAAGAGACGCTGGATGCACTCGTCGACGCCGGCTACGTCGGGCGGAGCGAAGAAGGCTACCGGTTCCTCCGTGAGACTGAGCGGGAACTCGAAAACGAAATCAAGGGCATCGAAGTCGGCCCAGGCGACATTCGGCGCTCGTCCAAACGCTTCCTGAACGACATCCTCGACGAAACGTCCCGCGTCAACTACCAGGGGAAGACGTTCCAGGTGAACCTGAGCATCGACGGCGAGGAAATCACGTCGAAGGGCTACATCGACCTCAAAACGTACTCGCCGATCTACCAGCGATACGAGGATCTCGACCCTGACGGTCTGAAAACGCAGAGTTTCAGCGAGGACGGCACGCTGTACTGGATCGCCGACAATGAGAAACAGCACGACATCTACGAGAAGCTGAAGTCGATTTTCCAAATCAACACCGTCGTCAAAGAAAAGCGCGGCAACGAACTCAGCCAAGAGGAACAGGAAGCCCTCGGCCAGAAGCAGGAAGACCTCCAGCGCCTCCGCAACGAGGTCGAACGCGAGTTCAAACGCAGCTTCCAGCGCGGAGTCCTCATCTACAACGGCGACACCGAGGAGTTCGACACCACGAGCACCTCGCTTACCTCACTCGTCGCCCGAAAGACTGACAACGCCATTCCGAAGGTGTTCACGAGCTTCAAACACGGCTCTGCGACGGTCAAAGACCGACACATCGAGCAGATCTTCGGCGACCTCAGCGGGTCGTCGAACCCGTCAGTCTTCTCCGACCTGGGTGTTGTGCAGGACGGCGAACTCATCGCCGAAGCCCGCATCTCCTCAGAAGTCGAAGACGAGATCCAACGCCGTGAGAAGGCAGGCGAATCCCGTACTGGAAGCGACCTGATCGACCACTTTGCCGAACCACCGTATGGGTGGAGCCGCGAAGTCGTCAGGCTCGCCGCGGCCGTGCTCTTCCGCAACGGCTCGATCATCCCGACGTACAAGGAACGAACCTACGGGACGTACACGGAAGACGGCGCACAGGAGCTGTTCACCCAGGTCACGAAGTTCAAGTCCACCTCTTTCGACGAGCGCGAGACTGTCGACATCGACACGCGAACGGACGCCAAGCAGCTCCTCGACCGCCTATTCGACCGAAAGGTCAAATCCACGGACCAGGCCGTCGACGAAGGCATCCGAGAGGAAGCCAACAATTGGGTCTCGACCACCAGCACACTCCTCTCGCAGCTTCGTCGGGTAGACTTCCCGCTCACGGACGACGTCGAGCAGTTCCAAACACGGCTGAAGAACCTGCTTCAACAACCCACGTCGGCCAAGCGCATCAAGCAGTTCGTCAAGTTCGAGGACGAACTCGAAGGTCTCACCAAAACCGCGAAAGACGTCGCCGAGTTCTGCGGTGAGAACGGCGGTGAAGACCGTCTGAAGGAGTACGAGACGATACAGCGATTCATCACGACCGAGTGGGAATCGCTCGTCGACGAAGCAGATGATCACGCCGCCCTCGTCGACATCAGCGACGACGTACGCGACGCCGCCAACCGTGTCAAGAACACGCTCGACACCGAGGGCGTCATCAGCCAGTGGAACAACGTCAAGACGGACTATCGAGCCGCAGCAGAAGCCTTCACCGCAACCTACGAAGCGCTGTACGAGAAACGGCACGAAACGTACACAAACTCCATCGACTCGGTGAAAGCATACGCCGGCTCCGACATCGACGAGAACGATCTCGACTCGGCCCTTTCGGACCTGACGGAGCGGCAGGGCGACGGATCGGTCGATCTCGACATCTCGAATAAGGACCAAATCAATCCGGACCCTTCACTCACCCGTCTCATCGAACACATCCAAACCGTCGATGCGTACGAGAGCGCGGCAAAAACCAAAATCGACGACCTGGACGATGACGACGACGATGGAACGATTCGCGAGAGCGTAGATATCGATGACATCTTCGGGAGCGTCGTCGTGACTGACCCCGAGGACATCGACGCACCAATCAGTGAACTTCGGGGGGAGATCGAAAACCTCCTCGATCAAGAGGGCGAGGTAGAAATCCGATTCCGGTAA
- a CDS encoding endonuclease NucS domain-containing protein, whose translation MTNYHLLKSGHREFFPYWDQEDVVSIGWTKAAELVYQDAPDDEVRALAEEHYGQGPGYILNILKCFAGQPAGDRTPMRAGDIVIVDGQKDIRGKSVLRGVARVGEPQKWDSFIDDDFPHILYRDAEWLYNEGPVAKSELPAKFQMGGSSSTHLPGTLQQWNPSEDPEKTLDKLVTALEEAPLIQPKSYDFEFSEKVIQEHIADHAELFQENLDITPGEMEREYQTESGGFADFVVLPSDDEVTVIETKIDIAGPQAAKQLREYIEDLQKEYNQAIQGILVAEEFSNYEGIEDEVGEYDIMLRRYHVTLEYEEVQLE comes from the coding sequence TTGACAAACTACCACCTGCTGAAATCGGGGCACCGTGAGTTCTTCCCGTATTGGGATCAAGAAGACGTCGTCTCAATCGGGTGGACTAAGGCTGCAGAACTTGTCTACCAGGACGCTCCGGATGATGAAGTTCGAGCTTTAGCGGAAGAACACTACGGGCAGGGCCCCGGGTACATACTGAATATCCTGAAGTGCTTCGCGGGGCAGCCTGCCGGGGATCGGACGCCGATGAGGGCCGGTGATATCGTGATCGTCGACGGCCAGAAAGACATTCGCGGGAAGAGTGTGCTTCGCGGAGTTGCCAGAGTGGGGGAGCCACAGAAGTGGGACTCATTCATCGACGATGATTTCCCGCATATCCTCTATCGAGACGCGGAATGGCTGTATAACGAGGGTCCAGTAGCTAAATCCGAGTTGCCCGCGAAATTCCAGATGGGGGGGAGTTCGTCTACTCACCTGCCGGGAACACTACAACAGTGGAATCCCAGTGAGGACCCTGAAAAGACGCTCGACAAGTTAGTGACAGCACTCGAAGAGGCTCCGCTCATTCAACCGAAGTCGTACGACTTCGAATTCAGCGAGAAGGTCATTCAGGAACACATCGCTGATCACGCCGAACTGTTCCAGGAGAATCTCGACATCACCCCCGGGGAGATGGAACGAGAGTATCAGACTGAGAGCGGGGGATTCGCTGATTTCGTCGTTCTTCCGAGTGACGACGAGGTCACGGTCATAGAGACGAAAATAGATATTGCGGGACCGCAGGCCGCGAAACAACTGCGAGAGTACATTGAAGACCTTCAGAAAGAGTACAATCAGGCGATTCAGGGAATTCTGGTCGCGGAGGAGTTCTCCAACTATGAGGGAATTGAAGATGAGGTCGGTGAGTACGACATCATGCTTCGCCGGTATCACGTGACCCTCGAATACGAGGAGGTCCAACTAGAGTAA